A single window of Macrobrachium nipponense isolate FS-2020 chromosome 31, ASM1510439v2, whole genome shotgun sequence DNA harbors:
- the LOC135206511 gene encoding integumentary mucin C.1-like, translated as MSATTTTPTTTTTPTTTTTPETTTTPTTTTTPETTTTPTTTTTTTTTTTPTTSTSTTTTPTTTTTSSTTTTTTTPTTTTTSTTTTTPTTTSTTTTTPTTTTPTTTTTPSTTTTPTTTTTSTTATTPTTTTPTTTTTPINNNQLQPLQQQQPHLQPPQPPQPLELLQLLRHLQVSPVEGQASSLMTTICSDVTPSSSEAACPSGYAFHGGVKQNNGVIDKSRAAS; from the exons ATGTCGGCT ACTACTACAACCCCTACAACTACTACAACCCCCACAACTACAACAACCCCTGAGACTACTACAACCCCTACAACTACAACAACCCCTGAGACTACCACAACCCCTACAACTACTACAAC GACTACAACAACTACTACTCCAACTACCTCAACCTCTACTACTACAACACCAACTACGACTActacatcatcaacaacaaccactacaactactccaacaacaacaaccacatcTACAACCACCACTACCCCAACAACCACATCTACAACCACCACGACCCCAACTACTACAACACCAACTACGACTACTACACCATCAACAACAactactccaacaacaacaaccacatcTACAACCGCCACGACCCCAACTACTACAACACCAACTACGACTACTACACCCATCAACAACAACCAACTACAaccactccaacaacaacaaccacatcTACAACCACCACAACCCCCACAACCACTCGAACTTCTACAACTACTGCGCCATCTACAAGTAAGTCCAGTAGAAG GTCAAGCATCGTCCCTTATGACCACGATCTGCTCAGATGTCACTCCTTCCTCATCAGAAGCGGCGTGCCCTTCAGGATATGCGTTTCACGGAGGTGTTAAGCAAAACAATGGCGTGATTGACAAATCACGTGCTGCAAGTTGA